TCCCAAGTGATTCCAAAAAGACTAAGCAAAAACATAATATCTTTATCTTTACCTTCAATATTGCGCGCAGTGTCTGTATCTTCAATGCGAAGCAAAAACTTTTCATTGCGCTGTTTTGCTAAAATATAATTAAAAACAGCGGCACGCAAATTTCCTGTGTGCATATCGCCTGTTGGGCTTGGTGCAAATCGTAGCATCTTAAAACCTTATGTTAAAATCTTGGGATTTTAGCATAAGCAAAATTAAAATAGCACCTTAAGCTTGAAGTTTAGACAAATTGATAGCGTGAATCTTGGCGAATATCATAGAGATTTTTAGATTCTGGTTTTCTAAGATTAAAGGTTAAAATGGGTGCAACAAAGGGATAAAATCCCATAAACATAAACCATTCCCTATTGTATTTAAAAGTCGTGTGCGTGTTTGTATTAATAATTGTCTGCACAAAATCTTCATAATCTTGCGTAGAATCTGTGTAAAACTCATTAGAATATAAGCTTAAGATTTTGCGCTTGCAATAGGGATCTTGAATAATATCTTCTGTGCCGATGTTAAAAAAGACATTAAAAGTTGGATCTAAAATCTGCCATTGATTGTGGGTTTTAACTTCTAAAAATCCGTGCGACCAGCCTAAAATATCAGAGTAACTTACCACGCGTGATTCTAATCCAAAGTGTTCTAAAAGCCAAAAGAGAGCATGAGGCTTTTGCCCGCAATGTCCGTATTCTAATTTTGTAAAATACTCATAGAGATTCTTAAAAGCTATATTTTCTTTAATATTGTTTGGTGTGTAGTGTTTGGTTTTATGAATAAAGTCGTTTAAATATAAATAGATGGCGATCTCTTTTTGGATTCCGCGTTCTTGTAATTCTTTTTGTAAGTGTTTTTCTTGTTTGTTAAAATCTAGCTTTAGAGCATTAATGAGTTTGTTTAAATCTTTTGTTGTTGGTTTGCGGGGGGGGGGGGCAAACTAATGGATTATTAAAGAGCTTTTTATTGTGAGAGATTTTTAAGGGAAAATATTCTTGAATTTGCAAGGGACGAATGGTGCTAGAAGTGTAGCGGTATTGGTGTTTGGTATCTATTACCATTTAAAATCCTTTAAAAGTAAATTTAAGATTATAGCATTAAATGAGAGATTCCATAGATAATCCCCATAATTCCTATGCCACATAGCACAAGATCGCTAAAAAGGGTGATAAGTCTTTGGAATCTCTCTAGTTTTGCTTTTTGGGCAAAGTAACTAAGGGCAAGAAGTAAGCCAAAATCAAGCAATATCCAAAGAAATGCTAAAAGAATAATGCTTAATGCCATAGAATCTGTTATGCCCATAAATTGTGGAAAAAATGCGATAAAAAACAAAATATCCTTAGGATTGCTAAGGCTTAGAAAAAGTCCTTGTATAAAGCATTTTCTTGGAGTTAGTTTAGTTTGATTGGTGAAATTGTTAGATTGTTCCATATTTGTGGCTTTGCTAGCTTTAAAAAGGGCAAAAAGGGAGCTAAATCCTAGATAAAAGATAAAACAAGAGCCAAGCAAGCTAAGTAATGAGATCGCAAAGCTTGAAATGCGTGTTGTCCCTAAAATCACGGCAATGCTTATAGAGATTAGCAGAAGTGAGCCAAGGTTAGTTCCACAGATTGTAAAAAATGCCACTTTAAAGTTATTTTGTGGATTTTGCAAAGCATTTTTAATCACAAGAGCAACAACAGGTCCGGGTGTGGCAATAAGCGTGATGATTGCCACAAGATAGACTAAAAGAAGTTCATAAGAGAGCATTACAATATCCTTGAGCTATAAGCCTCCAAAACGGCGGTGGCGGGTTTTAAACTCCAAAAGCATTGCTTCTAATTCTTTAGAAGTAAAGCTAGGCCACAGCGTTTTTGTAAAAAAGAGTTCTGCATAAGCGCTCTGCCATAAAAGGAAGTTTGAAAGGCGCATTTCACCCCCTGTTCTTACAAGCATATCCACAGGTGGAATCCCTGTGGTATCAAGTGCATTTTCAATAGAATCAAAACTAAAATTTCGCTCTTGTT
The Helicobacter winghamensis ATCC BAA-430 DNA segment above includes these coding regions:
- a CDS encoding LysE family translocator — encoded protein: MLSYELLLVYLVAIITLIATPGPVVALVIKNALQNPQNNFKVAFFTICGTNLGSLLLISISIAVILGTTRISSFAISLLSLLGSCFIFYLGFSSLFALFKASKATNMEQSNNFTNQTKLTPRKCFIQGLFLSLSNPKDILFFIAFFPQFMGITDSMALSIILLAFLWILLDFGLLLALSYFAQKAKLERFQRLITLFSDLVLCGIGIMGIIYGISHLML